ACTCTAGCGATCGCTTCGTAATCAACCTTTGCACTGTATCCGCCAGCTCTTGTACGCCCATGCACTGCGATGTAGTCTGCGCCGGCTTCTTCGCAGGCTTTTGCTATCTTTTCTTCATTTTTATCGTTAAAGCCAAGTCTAAATTTAACACTTAGGCTCTCTTTGTTTGAGACGCTTTTTATGGCTGAGATTATATTTTGAAGTTTGTTAAGATCGTTTAGTAAAGCAGAACCCGCTCCTTGTCTAACGACCTTTGGTACGGGGCAGCCACAGTTTAGATCGAGCCCATAAATTCCATCAAATTTATTGATGATTTGCACAGCTTTTTTTATATTTTCTGTGTCATTACCAGCTATTTGAACGATATAAGGCTCTTCGTTTGAGGATTTTTTAATCATTTCAAACGTTTTTTCACTGCTCTCATAGACCAAGGCGTTTGCACTGATCATTTCGCTAATAGTGACATCACAGCCAAATTTTTTAACTACGCTTCTTAGTGGCAAGTCAGAAAAGCCAGCAAGAGGTGCTAAGAAAAGTGGCTTTTTGCTAAAGTCTATCATTTAAAAAATAGTGAGCTAGGCACCATTTTGCCGTTATCTCGTAAAAACAGCAAGACCTTTATCTCTTTAAACTCATCTGGGTCGCTACCTTCGATAGCCTCTCTTACTTTATCAAGCATCTGAAGCTCAAATAGCGCATATACGTAAGCCTCATCAGCGTCAGCATGGATGCTTTTTAGCTTCTCAAAGATGCCGATAAATGCATCTGGTTTTAGCTTATTTTTAAGCATTATAGCTACTTTGTCGTATTGTGCTTTTGTCACTTTTGCGTTGTTTAAAAGATCAAAAATTTCATCACTGCTTAGATCGATCTCGTCATTTACAAAGCGGGTAATAATAAGCATTATATCTTCACTCGCTAGTTCAAAATTTAATCTTTTGATCTCGCTAAAAGAAGCTACTTTTATGAGTTTATCAAATGCGGCTTTTTTAAGGCTCTCGTTTTGATCTTGATTTTTAAGTATGTCAAGATAGTAAGTAGGTAGTTGCTCGATTTTATTTAGCTCATTTAGGATATTTAACTTGCTATCTTTTGCTAGTCTAAATTTCTTTAGATCGACAATCTCTTTATTTTTTATACTTTTTATAGTTTGTAAGATATTGTTTATCTCGGCATCATCTACACCGACATCTTTAAGCTCGCCTACTGGTGAGATAGAACGAGTAAGCTGTGAGGCGATCTTGTAAGTATCGGTTTTAAAGTCTTTGTTGCTCTCAAAGCCAAGAAGTGTCTCTTTGGCTAAATCTTTATAAAGCTGGCTATCTTTTTTGATCCATTTTTTATATCTATAAAAAGCATATCCATGATAAGCGATATGAAGTAGAGCAAGAAGTGCTAAAACAGCTACTGGAAGAGCGACCCAAATAGCAATTGGCAAAGTTATAGTTTGGCCTAAAAGCTCAAATGTGTAATCAGAACTATTAAGAGAATAAGCAAGTCCTGCAACAACTACTATATAGATTATGCAATAGACGAGAAATTTTCTAGTTTTCATATTTTCTCCTTAGTTTTTTGCTGTTTTTTCGATTATTTCACGGCAAGTTATGCAGTATTTTGCATGCGGTTTTACCTTTAGTCGCGGTATGCTGATCTCCTCTTCGCACATATCACAAATTCCATAAGTTTTATTTGCTATCTTCTCTAGTGCTTCATCTATCTCTGATAGCTCCGCTCTTTGTTGTGTCGAGATCGAATGCTCTATTAGCTGGTCTGTATTCACTGAAGCTATATCAAACTCATCGCTTACACCACTATCTCTTAAGCCATTTACTTCAACAGATGAATCATAGATATTTTTTTTGATCTGTAATTTTCTTTCTTCAAGTAATTTTTTAAAAAAATTTAGCTCAGTTTGTGTCATTTATATTCCTTTATTTGTGATATGGATGGTTTGCATTTATGCAAAGTGCTCTAAAAATTTGCTCAAAAAGTACAAGCTTGGCAACCTTATGCGCCATCGTCATCTTGCTCAAACTTACGACTTTTTGTGCTTTATTTTTTAAATTTTGGCTAAGGCCATAAGCTCCACCTATGAAAAAGTTAATTTGTGAATTTGAGTTTAAAATTTGTGCAAATTCTTGGCTGTCAAGTTGCAAACCATTTTCATCAAGTATTACGCAAAATCCTTTTAAATTTGGCTCGTAAATTTCATCATAAGCTCTTAGCGCATCGCTTCTGCCAATACTTTGAGCTTTTGCTATTTTTTCATTGAAAAAGACTTTATCGTTTATCTTGGCAAATTTTGTACTCATTTTTATATATTCTTGTATTTCGTTTTCAAAGTTGTCACGTGATGATTTTTGAATGCTAAAAACTGAAATTTCCAAATTTAGCCTTTGGTTTTTAGCTTTAGTTCAAAGTTGTTTCCACTCTCATCTTGGTTATCTTTTTGATGTATTGTCTTATTATTTGTGAGAAATTTAACCATATCGCTTATATATTTTTTATGTTCGCTTCTTGGCACAATAGCATCGATTAAGCCATGTTCTAATAAAAACTCGGCTCTTTGAAATCCCTCTGGAAGGTCAGCACCAATGGTTTGTTTGATGACCCTTTGACCAGCAAAGCCTATCAATGCGCCAGGTTCAGCGATTATTAGATCTCCAAGCCAAGCAAAAGAGGCACTAACACCACCCATCGTCGGATCAGTAAGTATTGAGATATAAGGTAACTTTGCTTCATCGAGTAGTTTTAAAGCAGCTGATGTCTTTGACATTTGCATCAAAGAGAATGTACTCTCTTGCATTCTAGCTCCACCTGAAGCACTCACTATGACTAAAGCTTGGCATTTTTCTATTGCTCGTTTTATCGCTCTTACGATCTTTTCACCCTCAACTGAAGCTAGCGAACCACCCATGAAGCCAAAGTCAAAAACAACTAGCTGGATCTCTTGTCCGTCGCATTTACCTTCGCCACATATCACTGAGCTTGTGCGTCCTGTTTTTTCTTTATTTTCTGTGATTCTTTTTTTGTATGATTTTTTATCAACAAAATTTAGTGGATCTACCGGTTTTAAATTCGCGTCAAATTCTACAAAGCTATCTTCATCACAGATTAAATTTATACGATCGGTAGCTTTTAATCTCATATGATAGCCACATTTCGGACATACATTAAAACAAGCTTCAACTTCTTTGTAGTACATCAGTGAGTGACAATTGTCGCATTTTACCCAGTGTGTAGGCGCTTCTTCTGGACGAGGTTGAGCTTTTCTTATCTTTGAAAAAATATCTGAGAAATTCATATTTTTACCCACTTATATTAAAAATTGTGGGATTATATCTAATGTTTGCCTTGCTTTTTCTTATATGACTTAAAGTTTGTTTATTTGTAGAGGTTTAAAGGGGTAAGTTGGCCCCTTTAAAAAATATCTTGTTAGAAGCGTCTTCCGATAGTAAATTCAAATGTATTTGTATCATCGCCCTCTTTAGGTTTAAGAGCTTTTGCAAAGATTAGTTGAAGTGGTCCAATAGGAGTTATCCATTCTATGCCGGTTCCAACTGAAGATCTTTTTATCTCATTTAGGCTATTCTCACCGATCATGCCGTAGTCATAAAATACAACACCACGCATTTTGACACGATCTATTATAGGGAAGCTTATTTCAGCTGAATTATTAAACGAAGTTTCGCCACCATATTCGTAGTAGTCGCCATTATATTTTACCTTTGGAGATACGGTTCTACTCTCGTAACCACGTAAGCTTCTTATACCACCAAGGTAAAGTCTTTCGTTGATTGGAGTATATCCTCTTTCCCAAATTTTGCCAAAGCTTGCTTTGTATCTTAAGATAAGATCGTAGTCGATGTATTCTCTAAGACCTAGATAATAGTTGAAATTTGTGCGATTTTTGATAAAGT
This genomic interval from Campylobacter concisus contains the following:
- a CDS encoding tRNA dihydrouridine synthase, which encodes MIDFSKKPLFLAPLAGFSDLPLRSVVKKFGCDVTISEMISANALVYESSEKTFEMIKKSSNEEPYIVQIAGNDTENIKKAVQIINKFDGIYGLDLNCGCPVPKVVRQGAGSALLNDLNKLQNIISAIKSVSNKESLSVKFRLGFNDKNEEKIAKACEEAGADYIAVHGRTRAGGYSAKVDYEAIARVKASVKIPVVANGDINAQNADEILNLTKCDALMIGRASIGNPWIFHEIKTKSSVDKALKQKIILAHFDAMIEHYGEHGLCIFRKHLHQYSKGIDGATTFRNNINFIKDVTAMRERIREFFA
- a CDS encoding 23S rRNA (pseudouridine(1915)-N(3))-methyltransferase RlmH: MEISVFSIQKSSRDNFENEIQEYIKMSTKFAKINDKVFFNEKIAKAQSIGRSDALRAYDEIYEPNLKGFCVILDENGLQLDSQEFAQILNSNSQINFFIGGAYGLSQNLKNKAQKVVSLSKMTMAHKVAKLVLFEQIFRALCINANHPYHK
- the accD gene encoding acetyl-CoA carboxylase, carboxyltransferase subunit beta, which translates into the protein MNFSDIFSKIRKAQPRPEEAPTHWVKCDNCHSLMYYKEVEACFNVCPKCGYHMRLKATDRINLICDEDSFVEFDANLKPVDPLNFVDKKSYKKRITENKEKTGRTSSVICGEGKCDGQEIQLVVFDFGFMGGSLASVEGEKIVRAIKRAIEKCQALVIVSASGGARMQESTFSLMQMSKTSAALKLLDEAKLPYISILTDPTMGGVSASFAWLGDLIIAEPGALIGFAGQRVIKQTIGADLPEGFQRAEFLLEHGLIDAIVPRSEHKKYISDMVKFLTNNKTIHQKDNQDESGNNFELKLKTKG
- a CDS encoding uroporphyrinogen III synthase HEM4 — translated: MKTRKFLVYCIIYIVVVAGLAYSLNSSDYTFELLGQTITLPIAIWVALPVAVLALLALLHIAYHGYAFYRYKKWIKKDSQLYKDLAKETLLGFESNKDFKTDTYKIASQLTRSISPVGELKDVGVDDAEINNILQTIKSIKNKEIVDLKKFRLAKDSKLNILNELNKIEQLPTYYLDILKNQDQNESLKKAAFDKLIKVASFSEIKRLNFELASEDIMLIITRFVNDEIDLSSDEIFDLLNNAKVTKAQYDKVAIMLKNKLKPDAFIGIFEKLKSIHADADEAYVYALFELQMLDKVREAIEGSDPDEFKEIKVLLFLRDNGKMVPSSLFFK
- the dksA gene encoding RNA polymerase-binding protein DksA, with amino-acid sequence MTQTELNFFKKLLEERKLQIKKNIYDSSVEVNGLRDSGVSDEFDIASVNTDQLIEHSISTQQRAELSEIDEALEKIANKTYGICDMCEEEISIPRLKVKPHAKYCITCREIIEKTAKN